Proteins from a single region of Streptomyces sp. HUAS 15-9:
- a CDS encoding Acg family FMN-binding oxidoreductase, producing MHASGISEIDATALETLLAAATAAPSIHNTQPWRFRLDSATGVLQVRAVAQKALSLTDPEFRAQYLSVGAALFNLRVAVDHLGLQAMVRLLPDPSDPGLLAAVWPCGRSDFLSLAQWRELDLYGAIARRHTSRMPFTGRPVPESVVAQMTEAARLEGARLRVPDFAGTRRLLHLTAAGEARNHADAGRAAETRAWITAPGEGQYGIPVTALGPRDSAGRLPMRDFVGTQRSRHLPGLRFERHTQLALLCTARDRRVDWLRAGQALQRVLLVATAHGVRTSMLHQALEWPDLRWAMRNGPERRCSPQLLIRFGYGPEGGRTPRAPARP from the coding sequence ATGCACGCATCAGGCATATCGGAGATCGATGCCACCGCCCTGGAGACGCTGTTGGCGGCCGCGACGGCGGCACCCTCGATCCACAACACCCAGCCCTGGCGGTTCCGGCTGGACTCCGCCACCGGTGTGCTGCAGGTCCGCGCCGTAGCGCAGAAGGCGCTCTCGCTGACCGATCCGGAGTTCCGGGCCCAGTATCTGTCGGTGGGCGCGGCGCTGTTCAACCTTCGCGTCGCCGTGGATCACCTGGGTCTGCAGGCGATGGTGCGGCTGCTGCCGGACCCCTCCGACCCCGGGCTGCTGGCCGCCGTATGGCCGTGCGGCCGCTCCGACTTCCTCTCGCTCGCGCAGTGGCGGGAACTCGATCTGTACGGGGCCATCGCGCGGCGCCACACGAGTCGTATGCCGTTCACCGGGCGTCCGGTGCCGGAGTCCGTGGTGGCGCAGATGACCGAGGCCGCCCGGCTCGAAGGCGCGAGACTGCGGGTACCGGACTTCGCCGGGACCCGGCGGCTGCTGCATCTGACCGCGGCGGGAGAGGCGCGCAACCACGCCGACGCGGGGCGTGCGGCCGAGACCAGGGCCTGGATCACCGCACCGGGTGAAGGCCAGTACGGCATTCCGGTGACAGCGCTGGGGCCGCGGGACTCGGCCGGACGGCTACCCATGCGGGACTTCGTCGGCACCCAGCGGTCGCGGCACCTGCCCGGGCTCCGCTTCGAGCGTCACACCCAACTGGCCCTGCTGTGTACCGCTCGGGACCGGCGTGTGGACTGGCTCCGCGCGGGTCAGGCGCTGCAGCGTGTGCTGCTGGTGGCCACCGCGCACGGAGTGCGCACGTCGATGCTGCACCAGGCGCTGGAGTGGCCGGATCTGCGGTGGGCGATGCGCAATGGACCTGAGCGGCGCTGCAGTCCGCAGCTGCTGATCCGCTTCGGATACGGCCCGGAGGGCGGCCGGACCCCGCGTGCACCCGCACGGCCCTGA
- the narH gene encoding nitrate reductase subunit beta: protein MTRGDSSIGRVMAQMAMVMNLDKCIGCHTCSVTCKQAWTNRTGVEYVWFNNVETRPGQGYPRRYEDQDTWQGGWILNSRGRLTLKAGGRFKKLASIFSNPKLPTLDDYYEPWTYDYATLTNAPLQEHTPVARPKSLITGKDMKISWSANWDDSLGGSSDHGRKDVLLSEVSEKIKLEFEQTFMFYLPRICEHCLNPSCAASCPSGAIYKRTEDGIVLVDQDRCRGWRMCVTGCPYKKVYFNHRTGKAEKCTFCFPRVEVGLPTVCSETCVGRLRYIGLVLYDVDRVLDAACTPDDTELYEAQRGVFLDPNDPEVIAAAERDGIPRDWVEAAQRSPIHALINTYKVALPLHPEYRTMPMVWYIPPLSPVVDAVRETGHDSENHRNLFAAVDALRIPVDYLAQLFTAGDPAPVDAVLRRLAAMRSYMRDINLGREPDAAIPEQVGMSEQQMYDMYRLLALAKYDERYVIPPAHAEQAHNLEELATECSLDYEGGPGMGGSGPFGETSGGAAPIAVENYQALRDRQSADTPATPTDKATRVNLLNWDGKGTPPGLFPPSNGGAASGGEEPDAGGEVEPKP from the coding sequence ATGACCCGCGGCGACAGCTCCATCGGGCGCGTGATGGCCCAGATGGCGATGGTCATGAATCTCGACAAGTGCATCGGCTGCCACACGTGCTCGGTCACCTGCAAACAGGCCTGGACCAACCGCACCGGTGTCGAGTACGTGTGGTTCAACAACGTCGAGACCCGCCCCGGCCAGGGCTACCCGCGCCGATACGAGGACCAGGACACCTGGCAGGGTGGTTGGATCCTCAACAGCCGCGGCCGCCTCACCCTCAAGGCCGGCGGCCGCTTCAAGAAGCTCGCCAGTATCTTCTCCAACCCCAAACTGCCCACGCTCGACGACTATTACGAGCCCTGGACCTACGACTACGCGACGCTGACCAACGCCCCGCTGCAGGAGCACACCCCCGTCGCCCGCCCCAAGTCGCTCATCACCGGCAAGGACATGAAGATCTCCTGGTCGGCCAACTGGGACGACAGCCTCGGCGGCTCGTCCGATCACGGCCGCAAGGACGTGTTGCTGAGCGAGGTCTCGGAGAAGATCAAGCTCGAGTTCGAGCAGACCTTCATGTTCTATCTGCCGCGCATCTGCGAGCACTGCCTCAACCCGTCGTGCGCGGCCTCCTGCCCCTCCGGCGCCATCTACAAGCGCACCGAGGACGGCATCGTCCTCGTCGACCAGGACCGCTGCCGGGGCTGGCGGATGTGCGTGACCGGATGCCCGTACAAGAAGGTCTACTTCAACCACCGCACCGGCAAGGCCGAGAAGTGCACGTTCTGCTTCCCGCGCGTCGAGGTCGGCCTGCCCACCGTCTGCTCCGAGACCTGCGTCGGCCGGCTGCGCTACATCGGACTCGTCCTCTACGACGTCGACCGCGTCCTGGACGCCGCCTGCACCCCCGACGACACCGAGCTGTACGAGGCGCAGCGCGGCGTCTTCCTCGACCCGAACGACCCCGAGGTCATCGCCGCCGCCGAACGCGACGGCATCCCCCGCGACTGGGTCGAGGCCGCCCAGCGGTCACCCATCCACGCACTGATCAACACCTACAAGGTGGCGCTGCCGCTGCACCCCGAGTACCGCACCATGCCCATGGTCTGGTACATCCCGCCGCTCTCCCCGGTCGTCGACGCCGTCCGTGAGACCGGCCACGACAGCGAGAACCACCGCAACCTGTTCGCGGCCGTCGACGCCCTGCGCATCCCCGTCGACTACCTCGCCCAGCTCTTCACCGCGGGCGACCCCGCACCCGTCGACGCCGTGCTCAGACGCCTGGCCGCCATGCGCTCCTACATGCGCGACATCAACCTCGGCCGGGAACCCGACGCCGCCATCCCCGAACAGGTCGGCATGAGCGAGCAGCAGATGTACGACATGTACCGGCTGCTGGCCCTGGCCAAGTACGACGAGCGGTACGTCATCCCGCCCGCCCACGCCGAACAGGCCCACAACCTGGAGGAACTCGCCACCGAGTGCAGCCTGGACTACGAGGGCGGGCCCGGCATGGGAGGCTCCGGCCCCTTCGGCGAGACCTCCGGCGGAGCCGCTCCGATCGCGGTGGAGAACTACCAGGCCCTGCGCGACCGCCAGTCCGCCGACACACCCGCCACCCCCACCGACAAGGCCACCCGCGTCAACCTCCTCAACTGGGACGGCAAGGGCACCCCACCGGGCCTCTTCCCACCATCCAACGGTGGGGCCGCCTCCGGCGGCGAGGAGCCCGATGCGGGCGGGGAGGTCGAACCGAAGCCGTGA
- a CDS encoding MFS transporter: MAQVPTQQEAGPAPVPGRAWLMLALATIGFAVNFWAWALLSPLGPRFKESLDLTSFEQSLLVAVPVVVGSLGRIPVGALTDRFGGRVMFPLVSAATIVPVLYLGLAGHSSLATLLVGGFFLGIGGTAFAVGVPHVNAWFPPERRGFAIGIFGMGMGGTAISALTTVKLVDAHGMATPFLITAAVLAVYAVVAALVLRDAPGRVVPTEALSRRLAATLKLGVTWQAAALYAVTFGGYVAFSVYLPAYLRTAYGLTQADAANRMAGFVLLAVAMRPLGGWLSDRVGAVRVLVGALGVVVVGAFLQSPTPSLAPVGTIAFLAMAAALGAASGAVFALVALLAPANQVGSVTGVVGAAGGLGGFLPPLVMGSLYGAYGSYAVGLILLGLVAAALLVFTATVVRHAVARRTQVGQPQER, encoded by the coding sequence ATGGCGCAGGTACCGACTCAGCAGGAGGCAGGGCCGGCACCGGTTCCCGGCCGGGCGTGGCTGATGCTGGCGCTGGCCACGATCGGCTTCGCCGTCAATTTCTGGGCGTGGGCGCTGCTCAGCCCGCTCGGCCCCCGGTTCAAGGAATCCCTGGACCTGACCTCCTTCGAGCAGTCGCTGCTGGTGGCGGTGCCGGTCGTGGTGGGCTCGCTGGGCCGCATTCCGGTCGGGGCGCTCACGGACCGGTTCGGCGGACGGGTGATGTTCCCACTGGTCTCCGCGGCCACCATCGTCCCCGTCCTCTACCTCGGGCTCGCGGGCCACTCCTCCCTGGCAACCCTGCTGGTGGGCGGGTTCTTCCTCGGTATCGGCGGCACCGCCTTCGCCGTCGGCGTGCCCCATGTCAACGCCTGGTTCCCGCCCGAGCGGCGAGGGTTCGCCATCGGGATCTTCGGCATGGGCATGGGCGGCACCGCGATCAGCGCGCTGACCACGGTGAAGCTGGTGGACGCCCATGGCATGGCCACCCCCTTCCTGATCACCGCCGCCGTGCTGGCGGTGTACGCGGTCGTGGCGGCGCTGGTGCTGCGCGACGCCCCCGGACGGGTGGTGCCGACGGAGGCGCTCTCCCGTCGCCTGGCCGCCACGCTCAAGCTCGGCGTCACCTGGCAGGCCGCTGCCCTGTACGCGGTGACCTTCGGCGGATATGTCGCCTTCTCGGTCTATCTGCCGGCGTATCTGAGGACGGCCTACGGGCTGACCCAGGCCGACGCGGCGAACCGGATGGCCGGGTTCGTGCTGCTCGCGGTGGCGATGCGGCCCCTCGGCGGCTGGCTGTCGGACCGCGTGGGGGCGGTGCGCGTCCTCGTCGGGGCGCTGGGCGTGGTGGTCGTCGGCGCGTTCCTGCAGTCCCCGACCCCCTCCCTGGCGCCGGTCGGCACGATCGCCTTCCTCGCCATGGCCGCCGCGCTCGGCGCGGCCAGCGGAGCGGTCTTCGCCCTGGTGGCCCTGCTGGCCCCGGCGAACCAGGTCGGCTCGGTCACCGGAGTCGTCGGCGCGGCCGGCGGGCTGGGCGGATTCCTGCCGCCCCTGGTCATGGGCTCGCTGTACGGCGCCTACGGCTCCTACGCGGTGGGCCTGATCCTGCTCGGTCTGGTCGCCGCCGCCTTGCTGGTGTTCACTGCCACCGTTGTCCGCCACGCCGTCGCCCGGCGCACTCAGGTCGGCCAGCCACAGGAGCGGTAA
- the narJ gene encoding nitrate reductase molybdenum cofactor assembly chaperone, which produces MRKKNRATPRTEPWQPHAWQTQSLLLAYPDDQFPARLELARQVATHLPRPVAEPLLEFVAHADRTAPADLATAYVATFDHRKRCCPYLTYYAHGDTRKRGLALLRLKQTYAAAGWRLADDELPDHLAVVLEFAATDPTTGLGLLTDHRAGLELLRLALQDEGSAWADVLRSVSATLPQLAGDDREAVARLAAEGPPEEQVGLDPYTPAQYLPDPAGGPR; this is translated from the coding sequence GTGAGAAAGAAGAACAGAGCCACACCGCGCACCGAGCCCTGGCAGCCGCACGCCTGGCAGACCCAGTCCCTGCTGCTCGCCTACCCCGACGACCAGTTCCCCGCCCGGCTCGAACTGGCCCGCCAGGTCGCCACCCACCTTCCGCGGCCCGTCGCCGAACCCCTCCTGGAGTTCGTGGCACACGCCGACCGGACCGCCCCCGCCGACCTGGCCACCGCCTACGTCGCCACCTTCGACCACCGCAAACGCTGCTGCCCCTACCTCACCTACTACGCCCACGGCGACACCCGCAAACGCGGCCTCGCACTGCTCCGCCTGAAGCAGACGTACGCCGCCGCCGGCTGGCGCCTGGCCGACGACGAACTGCCGGACCACCTCGCCGTCGTCCTCGAGTTCGCCGCCACCGACCCCACCACCGGACTCGGCCTGCTCACCGACCATCGCGCGGGACTGGAACTGCTGCGCCTGGCCCTGCAGGACGAGGGCTCCGCCTGGGCCGACGTCCTGCGGTCCGTCTCCGCCACCCTTCCCCAGCTCGCGGGCGACGACCGTGAGGCAGTCGCCCGCCTCGCCGCCGAAGGCCCGCCCGAAGAACAGGTCGGCCTCGACCCGTACACACCCGCGCAGTACCTGCCCGACCCCGCGGGAGGCCCGCGATGA
- a CDS encoding nitrate reductase subunit alpha, whose protein sequence is MADRTGSRTQQTSPAHPAGLDGELTEALVRSRRYFTRAEVSGDLRTLRRAGGRQADDFYRDRWSHDKVVRSTHGVNCTGSCSWKVYVKDGIITWEAQQTDYPSVGPDRPEYEPRGCPRGAAFSWYTYSPTRVRYPYVRGVLLQMYREAKARLGDPVAAWADIVSDPERARRYKSVRGKGGLVRASWDEALEMIAAAHVHTIKEYGPDRLAGFSPIPAMSMVSHASGARFYSLLGGVMLSFYDWYADLPVASPQVFGDQTDVPESGDWWDAGYLIMWGSNLPVTRTPDAHWMAEARYRGQKVVAVSPDYADNVKFADEWLPAHPGTDGALAMAMGHVVLKEFFVDRRTPYFEDYVKRFTDLPFLVTLDEREPGSYAPGKFLTAADLDGEHAAFEHAEFRTVLLDAATGRPTVPNGTLGDRFGESGTGKWNLDLDDVDPLLSADGGGEEPVEVELPCFDAPDGSARQLRRGVPVRRVAGRLVTTVYDLLLAQYGVARDGLPGRWPSGYDDANEPYTPAWQAGITGVDADRAARIAREFAANAEESHGRSMIIMGAGTNHWFHSDTIYRAFLTLTTLTGCQGVNGGGWAHYVGQEKVRPITGYSAIATAADWNRPARQMIQTAYWYLHADQYRYDPFSADTLAAAGSGGPFAGMTTADVIAASARMGWMPSYPTFDRNPLDLADEAEAAGRGVGEHVVDELKAGRLRFAGEDPDAPENFPRVLTIWRANLLGSSAKGNEYFLKHLLGADSSVNATEAAPGERPRDVVWREEAPVGKLDLLLTLDFRMTSTTVFSDVVLPAATWYEKHDLSSTDMHPYVHAFNPAIAPPWQTRTDWDTFNSIAKEFSRLAADHLGVRKDVVAAPLLHDTPDELANPHGRVRDWKAGECEPVPGRTMPKLLTVERDYGAVAEKMTALGPLLDTLGATTKGITFKVDRELEYLRHKNGTARGGVADGRPVIARDVHACEAILALSGTTNGHLATQGFHTLESRTGTRLADLAAEHEGKQVTFADTQAAPVPVITSPEWSGSETGGRRYSPFTVNVERSKPWHTLTGRQHFYLDHDWMSALGEQLPVYRPPLNMHALFGEPRIGDTGELGVTVRYLTPHNKWSIHSEYQDNLFMLSLSRGGPTIWMSTADAAKIGVHDNDWIEAVNRNGVVAARAIVSHRMPEGTVYMHHAQDRLIDVPRTETTGRRGGIHNSLTRLLIKPSHLIGGYAQLSYAFNYLGPTGNQRDEVTVVRRRSDQEVTY, encoded by the coding sequence GTGGCCGACCGCACCGGTTCCCGCACCCAACAGACGAGCCCTGCCCACCCGGCGGGGCTGGACGGTGAGCTGACGGAGGCGTTGGTGCGCTCCCGCCGGTACTTCACCCGGGCGGAGGTGTCAGGCGATCTGCGCACGCTGCGCAGAGCCGGCGGCCGCCAGGCGGACGACTTCTACCGGGACCGCTGGTCGCACGACAAGGTCGTGCGCTCCACCCACGGTGTGAACTGCACCGGATCCTGCTCGTGGAAGGTGTACGTCAAGGACGGCATCATCACCTGGGAGGCCCAGCAGACCGACTATCCCTCCGTCGGCCCCGACCGCCCCGAGTACGAGCCCCGCGGCTGCCCGCGCGGCGCGGCCTTCTCCTGGTACACCTACTCGCCGACCCGGGTGCGCTACCCGTATGTGCGCGGCGTGCTGCTCCAGATGTACCGCGAGGCGAAGGCCCGGCTGGGCGACCCGGTCGCGGCCTGGGCGGACATCGTCTCCGACCCCGAGCGCGCCCGGCGCTACAAGTCGGTGCGCGGCAAGGGCGGCCTGGTGCGGGCGAGCTGGGACGAGGCGCTGGAGATGATCGCCGCCGCCCATGTGCACACCATCAAGGAGTACGGCCCCGACCGGCTGGCCGGATTCTCGCCCATCCCGGCGATGTCGATGGTCTCGCACGCCTCCGGCGCCCGCTTCTACTCGCTGCTCGGCGGCGTGATGCTGTCGTTCTACGACTGGTACGCCGATCTGCCGGTCGCCTCTCCGCAGGTCTTCGGCGACCAGACCGACGTACCGGAGTCCGGGGACTGGTGGGACGCCGGCTATCTGATCATGTGGGGCTCGAACCTGCCCGTGACCCGGACCCCGGACGCGCACTGGATGGCCGAGGCCCGCTACCGGGGCCAGAAGGTGGTCGCGGTCTCCCCGGACTACGCGGACAACGTGAAGTTCGCCGACGAGTGGCTGCCCGCCCACCCCGGCACCGACGGGGCGCTGGCCATGGCCATGGGGCATGTGGTCCTCAAGGAGTTCTTCGTCGACCGCCGGACCCCGTACTTCGAGGACTACGTCAAGCGGTTCACCGATCTGCCGTTCCTGGTCACGCTCGACGAGCGCGAGCCGGGCAGCTACGCGCCGGGGAAGTTCCTGACCGCCGCGGACCTCGACGGTGAGCATGCCGCCTTTGAGCACGCGGAGTTCCGCACCGTCCTGCTGGACGCCGCCACCGGCCGACCGACGGTGCCGAACGGCACGCTCGGCGACCGGTTCGGGGAGTCCGGCACCGGAAAGTGGAACCTGGACCTCGACGACGTCGACCCGCTGCTGTCCGCCGACGGCGGGGGCGAGGAGCCGGTGGAGGTGGAACTGCCGTGCTTCGACGCCCCCGACGGCAGCGCACGGCAACTGCGGCGCGGGGTCCCGGTGCGGCGCGTGGCCGGACGGCTGGTGACCACCGTGTACGACCTGCTGCTGGCCCAGTACGGGGTGGCCCGCGACGGCCTGCCCGGCCGGTGGCCCTCCGGCTACGACGACGCGAACGAGCCGTACACCCCCGCCTGGCAGGCCGGGATCACCGGCGTCGATGCGGACCGGGCGGCCCGGATCGCGCGCGAGTTCGCCGCCAACGCCGAGGAGTCCCACGGCCGTTCGATGATCATCATGGGGGCGGGCACCAACCACTGGTTCCACTCCGACACCATCTACCGGGCGTTCCTCACCCTGACGACGCTGACGGGCTGCCAGGGCGTCAACGGCGGCGGCTGGGCGCACTACGTCGGACAGGAGAAGGTCCGCCCCATCACCGGCTACTCGGCGATCGCGACCGCGGCCGACTGGAACCGTCCGGCACGGCAGATGATCCAGACGGCGTACTGGTATCTGCACGCCGACCAGTACCGCTACGACCCGTTCTCCGCCGACACCCTCGCCGCGGCCGGCTCCGGCGGGCCGTTCGCGGGCATGACCACCGCCGATGTCATCGCCGCCTCGGCGCGCATGGGCTGGATGCCCTCCTATCCCACCTTCGACCGCAACCCGCTCGACCTGGCCGACGAGGCCGAGGCCGCCGGCCGGGGCGTCGGCGAGCACGTGGTGGACGAACTGAAGGCCGGACGGCTGCGGTTCGCGGGAGAGGACCCGGACGCACCGGAGAACTTCCCCCGCGTACTGACCATCTGGCGGGCCAACCTGCTCGGCTCCTCGGCCAAGGGCAACGAGTACTTCCTCAAGCACCTCCTCGGCGCCGACTCCTCGGTGAACGCCACGGAGGCCGCGCCCGGGGAACGGCCCCGGGACGTGGTGTGGCGGGAGGAGGCACCGGTGGGCAAGCTGGACCTCCTGCTCACCCTGGACTTCAGGATGACCAGCACCACCGTGTTCTCCGACGTGGTGCTGCCGGCCGCCACCTGGTACGAGAAGCACGACCTGTCCAGCACCGACATGCACCCCTATGTGCACGCGTTCAACCCGGCCATCGCCCCACCGTGGCAGACCCGCACCGACTGGGACACCTTCAACAGCATCGCCAAGGAGTTCAGCCGGCTCGCCGCGGACCACCTGGGAGTGCGCAAGGACGTGGTGGCCGCCCCCCTGCTGCACGACACACCGGACGAACTGGCCAACCCGCACGGCCGCGTGCGGGACTGGAAGGCCGGCGAGTGCGAGCCCGTACCCGGCCGCACCATGCCCAAACTGCTCACCGTCGAGCGTGACTACGGCGCCGTCGCGGAGAAGATGACCGCACTCGGCCCCCTGCTCGACACGCTCGGCGCCACCACCAAGGGCATCACCTTCAAGGTCGACCGGGAACTGGAGTACCTGCGGCACAAGAACGGCACCGCGCGCGGGGGAGTGGCCGACGGCCGCCCGGTGATCGCCCGTGACGTGCACGCCTGCGAGGCGATCCTCGCGCTGTCCGGCACCACCAACGGGCACCTGGCCACACAGGGCTTCCACACCCTCGAATCCCGCACGGGCACCCGGCTCGCGGACCTGGCCGCCGAGCACGAGGGCAAGCAGGTCACCTTCGCCGACACCCAGGCGGCCCCGGTGCCGGTCATCACCAGCCCCGAGTGGTCCGGCTCGGAGACGGGCGGGCGCCGCTACTCGCCGTTCACCGTCAACGTCGAACGCAGCAAACCCTGGCACACCCTCACCGGCCGCCAGCACTTCTACCTCGACCACGACTGGATGAGTGCCCTCGGCGAGCAACTACCGGTCTACCGGCCCCCGTTGAACATGCACGCCCTGTTCGGCGAGCCACGCATCGGGGACACCGGCGAACTCGGCGTGACCGTGCGCTATCTGACCCCGCACAACAAGTGGTCCATCCACTCCGAGTACCAGGACAACCTGTTCATGCTGTCGCTGTCCCGGGGCGGCCCGACGATCTGGATGTCCACCGCCGACGCGGCGAAGATCGGCGTCCACGACAACGACTGGATCGAGGCGGTCAACCGCAACGGCGTCGTCGCCGCCCGCGCCATCGTCTCCCACCGCATGCCCGAGGGCACCGTCTATATGCACCACGCCCAGGACCGGCTCATCGACGTGCCCCGCACCGAGACCACCGGACGGCGCGGCGGCATCCACAACTCCCTCACCCGACTGCTGATCAAACCGAGCCATCTGATCGGCGGCTACGCCCAACTGTCCTACGCCTTCAACTACCTCGGCCCGACCGGCAACCAGCGCGACGAGGTCACCGTCGTCCGCCGCCGCAGCGACCAGGAGGTGACGTACTGA
- the narI gene encoding respiratory nitrate reductase subunit gamma, which translates to MTAPSPDLTLAAETSTGAILLWVVLPYLSLAVFVLGHIWRYRYDKFGWTTRSSQLYENRLLRIGSPLFHFGILLVLVGHIGGLLIPKSWTEAAGVSEHTYHVTAVTLGTAAGVCTLGGLAILIYRRRTVGPVFSATTRNDKAMYVSLTATIVLGLAATVAANIVGGGYDYRETISPWFRSIFYVRPDPALMAGAPILFQLHAISALLLFAAWPFTRLVHMLTAPLGYLTRPYIVYRSRDVGLGARAPRRGWERVG; encoded by the coding sequence ATGACCGCACCCTCACCCGATCTGACCCTGGCGGCCGAGACCAGTACCGGCGCGATCCTGCTGTGGGTCGTCCTGCCGTACCTGTCCCTCGCCGTCTTCGTCCTGGGCCATATCTGGCGCTACCGCTACGACAAGTTCGGCTGGACCACCCGCTCCTCCCAGCTGTACGAGAACCGGCTGCTACGCATCGGCAGCCCGCTGTTCCACTTCGGCATCCTCCTGGTGCTCGTCGGCCACATCGGAGGGCTGCTCATTCCCAAGAGCTGGACCGAGGCGGCAGGCGTCAGCGAGCACACCTACCATGTCACGGCCGTCACGCTCGGTACCGCGGCGGGCGTGTGCACCCTGGGTGGACTCGCCATCCTCATCTACCGGCGCCGCACCGTCGGCCCGGTCTTCTCCGCCACCACCCGCAACGACAAGGCCATGTACGTCTCGCTCACCGCGACCATCGTGCTCGGCCTGGCGGCCACCGTCGCCGCCAACATCGTCGGCGGCGGCTACGACTACCGCGAGACCATCTCCCCCTGGTTCCGTTCCATCTTCTACGTCCGGCCCGACCCGGCCCTGATGGCGGGAGCGCCGATCCTCTTCCAGCTCCATGCGATCAGCGCCCTGCTGCTCTTCGCCGCCTGGCCCTTCACCCGTCTGGTCCATATGCTCACCGCGCCCCTGGGCTACCTCACCCGCCCCTACATCGTCTACCGCAGCCGCGATGTCGGCCTCGGCGCCCGGGCGCCGCGCCGTGGCTGGGAACGCGTCGGATAG
- a CDS encoding globin domain-containing protein, with protein MLSPESAAVVRATLPAVGGALDEITTRFYGMMFGDQPELLDGMFNRGNQANGEQRQALAGSIAGFAQALLADPDARPDALLSRIAHKHAALGVTEDQYTIVHKYLFRAIADVLGEAVTPEVAGAWDEVYWLMAGALIAREARLYQEADVDPRHPWRQWTVVERREETPDVVSFLVRPADGSPVPPSRAGQYVSVRVEMPDGIHQLRQYSLSGAPDGELRRLTVKRVASVAEAPEGEVSNHLHRTVKAGDELTLSKPFGDVVLDDADAPLLLVSAGIGCTPMVGMLEHLAATDSSRPVWVLHADRAPKDHALRADTRRLVEQLPNAHAEFWYEEDADGEAGARTGLMILDELELPAGADVYLCGSLPFMRAVRSQLLQAGIPARHIRYEVFGPDLWLAHAED; from the coding sequence ATGCTTTCGCCCGAGTCCGCCGCTGTCGTCCGCGCCACGCTGCCCGCCGTGGGCGGTGCCCTCGACGAGATAACGACGCGCTTCTACGGCATGATGTTCGGCGACCAACCCGAGCTACTGGATGGGATGTTCAACCGGGGCAACCAGGCCAACGGCGAACAGCGGCAGGCTCTGGCGGGGTCCATCGCCGGCTTCGCCCAGGCGCTCCTCGCCGACCCCGACGCCCGCCCGGACGCCCTGCTGTCCCGGATCGCGCACAAACACGCCGCGCTCGGTGTGACCGAGGACCAGTACACGATCGTCCACAAATACCTGTTCCGTGCCATCGCCGACGTCCTCGGTGAGGCGGTCACCCCCGAGGTCGCCGGGGCCTGGGACGAGGTCTACTGGCTGATGGCCGGCGCGCTCATCGCCCGCGAGGCGCGCCTCTACCAGGAGGCCGACGTCGACCCGCGGCACCCCTGGCGGCAGTGGACCGTCGTCGAGCGCCGCGAGGAGACCCCGGACGTGGTCTCCTTCCTGGTGCGCCCGGCCGACGGTTCGCCCGTGCCGCCCTCGCGCGCCGGCCAGTACGTCAGCGTGCGCGTCGAAATGCCCGACGGCATCCACCAGTTGCGCCAGTACAGCCTCTCCGGAGCTCCCGACGGCGAGCTGCGCCGCCTCACCGTCAAGCGCGTCGCGAGCGTGGCCGAGGCTCCTGAGGGCGAGGTCTCCAACCACCTGCACCGCACCGTGAAGGCCGGCGACGAGCTGACCTTGTCGAAGCCGTTCGGCGACGTGGTCCTCGACGACGCGGACGCCCCCCTGCTGCTGGTCTCCGCCGGTATCGGCTGCACCCCGATGGTCGGCATGCTCGAACACCTCGCCGCCACCGACTCCTCCCGGCCGGTCTGGGTACTGCACGCCGACCGCGCCCCGAAGGACCACGCCCTGCGCGCCGACACCCGCCGCCTGGTCGAGCAACTGCCCAACGCCCACGCGGAGTTCTGGTACGAGGAGGACGCGGACGGGGAAGCCGGTGCCCGCACCGGACTGATGATCCTCGACGAGCTCGAGCTGCCCGCCGGCGCCGACGTGTACCTGTGCGGCTCGCTTCCCTTCATGCGCGCCGTCCGCAGCCAGCTGCTCCAGGCCGGCATCCCCGCGCGCCACATCCGCTACGAGGTGTTCGGCCCCGACCTGTGGCTGGCGCACGCCGAGGACTGA